The genomic window tgtaaaattgaTATATTGCATGTTTTCTCAATGGGTAGAGAAGGGACTGAAGTGAGAGAATttgcaattctaattttttttatactaaaaataattaaataaataaatagtatatttttaaaaacttaggtTGCCAACATCTTTTTTCTAGGGAATTGTAAAGTCCTAAGTCATGTGACATAGACTTTCCTGCCCTTACCTTGGTCACTGTCTAATTCCGAAGGTTACATATTATAGTTCTTTGTCCTTCCCCTCTCTCGCCCCAGCAGTGCTTATTGTCCCCTGGGGGTAAGGTGTGGTCCTGGAAGCCATATTCCTTTATTTCAGATGGTAGTTTCCTATTTTGTAAAGTGATCTTTACAAAAGTAGTTTCTTATCTCTGTAGTTTCTTATCTCTGACCATAAAGTCAAAGTCATTGAATCCACttgaaatgacaaactatttctAGATGGATCAAGGAAGCATGAAGCAAGGTTTCATAgaaactgaattttcttttttttctggagtgtttattttattatttctagacATAACTTCATGCACATAGAAATACAGAAACTTAGACCTGGAGAAGACATTAAAGAATAAGAACTGGATTTGGGATCAAAGGATCCAGGTCCAAATTTTGGCTCCGctgataacaatagctagcacttatgtagcactttaagggttacaaagtgctttacaaacattacctcattttctcctcataaGAACCCTGGGTGGAGAggactattactatccccattttacagatgaagaaactaagggagacagaagttaaatgacccaCCCAGatctaaatgtctgaggttatattttaacaggtgttcttgactctatcccctgtaccacctagctgtctatgcTGCTTACTGTCATTTGTCCCTCATTCTCAGAGGACTAATGACTTAAGGAGAGtgttgtcttgacttgcaagtgacttgggtttaaatgaggcagagccgTGCAGAGTCATCagctccactctctcctccaaagtcatcagagtccagtggcaaaacaaaggTCAGGATaactgatgatggcccaggattTAGTGGAGAGACTTATACTTTTTAAGCTAAGGACTTTCTCAGGTCTTAGTTTGTcagaggcaacacccattcagtagtTAAAGGCTAGGAAAGAATTGAGGTAAAAGATGGCCgacagaaacaactgctatttatattcactctaaGCCATCAAAACTCAAACAATGAACAAGTGAGGCTTAGACTGGGGCCTATTATAGGCCAatcagtgaaagccagagtgacTTGAGTTTAAAGGCTTAGTCAAGTaactccatttgaatcccaatgggcttTATTAAAGCCTGGTTTTTCAAAGCTAtgtttcaagaaataataaattaatacaaTTCTTACTACATGTCTGGGCATAGGACAAATTGCTTAATTCAATGTAATTTGGCAAACAATTATAACTCCGTGCATGACaataaggatacaaagataaaaatgaagcagtGTACATCTTTTAGAAGCTATGTGGGGTATACAGATAAACATAAGGAAtggtagagaaagaagggaaccTTAGAGAGGTTAGACAAAGTGTTCTGAGAAATTTGACATGACAGAAAGCACTAACAAACTGAGGAGCTCAAGAAAGATGTCACAGAGGAGTTGGTGACAAAGCTGAGGTTTGGAGGAAAGTAAGAAGCACAAGTAGAGATGTAGAGGGAGTTCATTCTAGGCTTACTGAAAGCTTGTACAAGTGAACCAAGACAGGGTATATGCCAAGTTCTGGGAACAGTTAATAGTCCAGTTTCACTGTATGAAAGAGATTgtcaaataaaactgaaaagatagTGGGAGTTAGAGCCAGAAACATAGTGGAAGACCTTAAATGTCAGCCTGCGGAGTTTGTGTTTcatcctagaggaaataggggAATAATGAAGAGTTCTGAAATGGAATGTGATACAGCCATTGGACCTGTaccttaagaaaattatttttcatttattatctgtctggggaatggatgaaaaggggaaaatactgAAAACAGAGAAGCCAATCACTAattataattcacatttacatagtgctgtaaggtttgcaaTTGCTTTACTCATAACAGATCAGTGAGACAggtatttaaaagaatttttatcctcattttaaatgtGAGGAAACTCACAGACTCAGAAACTTCTTATGTGACGTCTAAAATTATACAACTAGTACTGTCAGATCTGGAATTTGAAATAGCTTCCTGACCTTTGACTCAGGGTGATTATAAAAACATCTCAATTTTTTGGGTCAATGTGAAGTAACTCTGGTTCCTTAGAGTCCCTAAAGTACAAAGATGGAAATGGCTTGAAAGAAGTGAATGTGTTACCAATgatttgaagaaagaaatagaaaggatgcTCAATGATGAACAAAGCTTAGAGAActatatacaatataattatataatataatataatataatataatataatttatatatatatatatatatatataaaaaacagGTGACAACAATCAATATTTTAAATTGTCTAGCTAAGTTGAAATACTGGGTCAAAGcctaccaaaaaaaataaaataaaatcttacatTTAGCATTAAAAGATTAAGTGTGTGGCTACaggtcaggagaaaaaaatggctaaAGACCTTTTTATACCtaaaaaagaatgttttgttttggggtttttggtGACTCCAAACTATTATCAGCCTACAGTTGGACACACCAATTAAAAAGAAGCTGATGTGATCTGAGGTTGcattaagagaaataatgaatcAAAGGAGGTAGGAGCTCTATCAAGTTCCTGCTTAAAGAATATTATGTtcactatgcccaaagagctaaaaaaatgtgaataccatttgatccagtaataccacttgtaaggctgtatcccaaagagatcatacaaatgagaaaatgatctacatgtacaaaaatatttatagcagctctttttgtggtggccaagaattggatattgaggggatgcccaccaatcagagaatggctgaacaagttgtggcatataatggtgatggaacactattaagctataagaaatgatgaccaaattgctctcagaaaaaacctagaaagacttacatgaaatgctACCAAGTGAAATGAGTAgcaccaggaaaacattgtacacagtaacagcaatattataagatgatcaactgtgagtgacttagctattttcagcaatattatgatccaagacaactctgaaagacttattatgaaaaatgctatccatccccagagaaagaactgatggagtctgaatacagatcaaagcatacttttttactttatttttcttgggatctttttgtctgttttctgttACAagattactaatatggaaatatgttttgcatgactacacacatataaactaCACCAATTCCCTTGCCTGCTCAATGAGGAggatagggaaggagggagagaatttggaactcatttttttaaagaacattgaaaatagtttttttacatataattggggaaaaataataaataaaacattacaGAGGTACTATGTGTTACTGCCACAGACCTGagcaagggagaaaaaattaagaTCAGTGCCAATTTATGTAGACTTGGTTGTATGTAGAAAGGACCCACATTGAAAAGGAGACACCTAAAAACCAAGAGAGTGACAGAAAGCATGTTCTGGAGTTTACTGTTAGACAAAAAGGTGGAGAGAAGGGCATTGGTGTCTTACCTGTTCGAATTTGTGCCTTCCAGCACTGGAAGTGAGTAGTCACATTTGCTTATATGtaaaaaggcttttttttaacatagtttttatatattatatcaatGCTAGTATccttcagttttaaaaatattttccagtaTACTTATGAAATGAGTACCTTCCATTATGAAATTGGGCTTAGGTTACATATCTTTGATTATTTATTGAAGGATTCTGACAAAGGAAATAAACTCATAGAGATCTAGCCTTATGTCCATAGGCCAGCTTCTAGAGACGGGTCCAAGAACTAGTGTAAATCTGTGGGTGGTATCAAGGTCACTACTAGAGGGAGAAATTTTTGGAGGCAAGATACAGTTCTagttcaaaaaagaaattgaaaggttGAGATAAAGGGAGAaggtatggggtgggggggggggggacaaagcaagaaagagagagagagagagagttgtgtCCTCTTGTGAATGTTTACAGAAAATTCAACGTCTAACACTTTGTCTAGCTTTTACTTAACTTACCCAATTTTAGAATACCTCCCCGACTTTGTTTTCCTCTGACTCTGTCCTCCACTCCATCCTTCCACACAGAAGTAATGACAGTTTCCATTTCTATGTGTTTTGAgactcaaaagcttttttctaacaataatcctgtgaagtaccAAAATTTCATTACTTCCATTTGTAAGATAAAAAACTGAATCTCAAAAAGACGATGTGTCCAGTTACAAAGAGAGCAGATGTTGGAGCCATTATTGAAATGCAAGTATCCTAATTCCCAATCCAATTCTTGTTATTTTTTAGTCACCTGGAACACTAGAAAACACTCATTCTAAGAGTCGAAAAATGTAGGAAGTACAGAACCCTAAAAAGACGGGCATTATAATTCTACTGTTGTGATATTATCTACTTTTTTGATGATCTCCCTTGGGTAAATATTGGTTcttattaaatgctttaaaatattatcactGATATACTACTTCAGTGGATCCAGTCTACTCCATGTGGGTTTTTCCTCCCCATCTGCTTATCCTATGTGATTCTTGCCCATGACTTCCCATAAATCCTCTGTAGAGAATCTACCCAATGAACTAGAGACTTTCCTTTGAAAGAGAATTTTATAGGTACCAGTGGAACAAGTTTATTTTGacacaaaaataatttacatgtcagttgcattttaaaaattgcaaagtactttcctcacaacagccctatgaggtaggtggcCAACAGGAGTTAGTATTCTACAAGGTTCGGAGAAAAAATAACTAGGAAGAAGCTTTGAGATTTACCAACCAAAgaatcatttttgttctttttaagtcatttcacttctgtccaagtcttcattaccccatttggggttttcttggcaaagatactagagtagcttgctatttccttctccagctcattttacaaatgagaaactgaagcaaatagggttaaatgacttgtccagggtcatacagctagtaaatgtctgaggccaaatttgaactcaggtcctactgactccagggccggtgTTTTATCCACGGTACTCCCTAACTGCCCCAAAAGAGTTGTAGGaaaatagatttaaagctggatggGACCATAGACGTCACATGATCCCTTTTACAATCCCTTTCCCTTTTAcagactgaagaaactgagatccagagaagttaagtaatgtGTTCAAAGTCAAACAGGTGCTGAATGTGGcaaagccaggatctgaacctaCCCAATCTATCTTGCTATGCTCTTGCAAAAAAGAAAGTGGTTAAAATGACTGACAAGAATGCCTTGGCTAATGTTAGTTTTGGGGGTAGAAGTATGTATGTTGTGGAGAGAAGGTTGGCTACTGGTGTGTTGTTTTAAGAGGCTTACTATTTAGATTTGTAAAACACTCTGGctcaaaaatgaaaggattaatgAAAATTAATATACAATTAGAGTCAATTCAGTAAGTAGCTTGGCTCTTAAAAGCAAGATCCTCTCTTGATCTTCAAGGTGTAGCTCAACTTTTTTCATCAAAAGAAGACTTATACACATTTTCTATGGACATGAAAACTACAGTACACACAGAATGAGGACAACAAGCCTAAAGATGTAAGTCTGAATGAAGGGTAGAAATGAAACTAGCAGTTTCCCAACACTTCAACTTTCACTTTAGAGAAGAACACAGGGCACTTAAAGGTTGAATGAAGCAAGACAGCTGTTGTCGCTAGGGGTCACTGTCACCCCTGCCTGACAGATGGGAAgggcaaaaaatatatatatatatatatatattatatatacacacacacacacacacacatacacacacactcattatAGAGGAgggaagcaaaggagaaaaatgtctaatgttgggttttttccccAGTTCAAATCTTATTTAAGAATggacattttcacttttttgttttttgaatgacttaaaaaaaactttttaatgtttcattattATGGGCTGGAAAATATTTTCAGTGCTGAATCTCACTATTTGCTTTTAAAGGGAgtggattatacacacatacaaaccaAATAAAGCCAAAGTGAAGATACATTTTTATtccctagacacacacacacacacacacacacacacacacacacacacacatgcacacatcttCAACCTTATTGACTTTTGTGACAGCCTCAGTTCCTGGTGAGGGCTTTTAATTCTTGCCAGTGCCCTCCCTTTCTGGTACTGTACTTACAACACCTATCCCAATTAGATTCTCTGACTTGGAGGACTTCCAGCCCTTGCCCAGAAAGCTCCAATGAAATGGGAAACTGCTCAATTGATTGAGATTTcactttagaagaaaaaaatgaggcaaatgcCAGATTCTCAAAAATGTGCCTAACTCAAATAATTGccagctttctttccatttcaatgaATTCACTAGGCACTTGACCAGTGGCCCTCAGAAGTTTCTTTTGGGAAAGTGTTTTTAAGGGCTTTATCAGGAGCCCAGAAATAAGGAAGAGGATTGGAACTGGGATTCTATTTGATTGGAGGGTTCATCAAAGGAATTGAAATTAAAAGGGACAGGCAGGGtagaacagagaaggaaagttgTAAGAAGGGCTAAAAAAAACcctgggaggggagagaaatatAATCAGGGTGCATTTGATTCTGTTCATAGATTGTCATTTGAAAGAGCCCTTAAAGACCATCAAGCCCTGCCAGCCCTCTTATATTACaagcagggaaactgaggcttagggaggaaGAATAACTAGCCCAAAGTCATAAAGTTAGTAAACAGCAGGTCTGGACTTGGGGCCCAGGTCCTCTGccacctagcccagtgcctggaatttAATAGACGGTTAATAAATGTGGTTGAATGGTCTTTCCACTATTCCACAGTGATATATTCTTCCATGAGCAAAGCTCCGTCGAAaaatctcttatgttttctccCTTCCACAAAATGGGTAGGTTCagtcagaaattttttttttaaagtgaatagtGGATTGACTGTGAAATAAGAATTCACCTTTATATAATgatttaatgtttataaaatgctttactcACGACAGTCTTGTATAAAGAGTAGTGTATTTCACAGACGCAAaacctgaggcacagaaagaatttgctcagggttacacaactagagAGAGATTAAGCTGGGATAGCAACTTCTGCCTACAAGACTACTGCTCTGTACTAAAAGGACCATTTGCCAGTCGCCCAGTAGATTTCCTCAAGGTAGGGAATATATACTTGAATGAATATTCCTACCCTCCTTCGTTATCTTCATCCTGATCTCCTCATATTTTCACTCAGGACATTCCCCCCGCCCCTTCCCAGCACGATTCAGTCACAGCCCTAATATAGTTGTTTAACCTACTCACACCCTCTTTAGTGTCTGTTAGCTCTTGTCAAGTAAAGTTCAAACCTGAAATGCCGAAATGAATCCCGAAAGCTGAGAAACTACGGATTTGGTCACTAACTAAAGCTGCTTTCGGTCTTCTATAGAGCAAGTCCCCCGAGTCCCACCTCACCcttccaaatagagattttaatcGACTTATTAAACGTGGAAGCAATCGATGAGCTCTTTATTTAATAGCCCCAAGATCTACATTTAGACATAAACAGATCCAGGTTCCTGGTAAACACTCTTCTCATCCTGTTACAAAGTGACAGGAAAGCAGTGATATAgtcttgggaaggagggagggagggggagggagagagagagagagagagagagagagagagagagagagagagagagagagagagagagagagagagagagagagagagagagagagagagagaagagagagagagatgtaaggGGGGAGTTGGAGATCTGACGGAAGATACACACACAAAGGGGGATGAATATTTCAGAGGCTTCTTAACGCGTTTCTAATTAAAGACTTAGGCTTTTTAACCCACTTGGGACTTGCGCCTTACGTCTGCAGGAGGAAGAATGAGAAGTGGCTGAGACCCTGCCAAAAGGATCTAAGGGGAAAAACTTCAGGCAACAACACTCCCAGGGTTGCCAAGTGGACTTTTATTGTTTTCCACCCACTTCCAAGTCGATAATATCAGCCTGAACGCAGCCACCTCATGCACATCCTATAGCCTATATAAGCAGAGGCGGCACCGAAGCTGGAATGGAGTAGTTTGAGAATCCGGCGCATGCACAGGGGGGGGCCACCGGGAAAGTTTGGCTGCCGGTACTTGGGTCTGCTTCTGTCCTGTCTCGCTAGAACAAAATACAGTGGTCCGGCTTCCTTCAGCGACTCTCGGGGAAGAAGAAGCAGGTAACGCACCAGGTCTCAGCTAGAACTCCCCTCTGCTTTGGCAGAGTTCCGATTCCCAAGATACCAACCGGTTTGCAGGGGCGCCCGGCTATCATTGGCAAAGTGTCTTTTCCAGTgtccccccttctccccctcccatccccagCCACCCTGGGGTGTGGATTGTAGCGTGGGAGAGAACCTGGGGGATCCAAGCGGGTGCGCGATACCAACTCCAAGGAATCAGAAGATGGATGCTTGATGGGATCGCCCAAAGCTAGACGAAGGGGGCGGGTGGTGATAGAGTATAAGGCTCCTTTCACCCCCACCCTTTTCCGCCGCTTCTCCCACCCTCTCCCAATCTTCTACCATCCTTCCCTTTTATCTGTGCTTGGCTTTCCCCCCCTTCAGCATCAGTTGGTGGCTCCTGAACTGAACACTGTAGTCTCTAGGCACTGTGGAGGCATCAGCTGGCTGAGGCGGAGTTTTGCTGTCAGTACCGCCTGCGGTGGGTGCTTGGGTCGGGCACAGATTCGGGTTTTTTTTTCACTCGCTGTCCTGGTTTTTCAGACGAGATCGGCGTGTTAGCCCCTCAATCCCCCACTCCGTACATTTAGCTGACCTAGTGCTGGGTACCGGGGAGCACCGGAGACGGTTAATCAGTTGCGCGTAGGGCGCAATCTCAGCCACAGGAGCACCACCTAACTAGGGGAGAAATGTGTTGTTGCTCTAGGAGGTTGTCTCCCGACTTCAAGTACTGGGCAAAAGACTACTTTGGTCAAACCTCCCTGTTTTGGTATGCTTTGGCgtagggagtggggaggtgtTCTGAATGGGAAGTCGTGCCAGATAGATACAGGTTATTTATAGAACTCTTATAAAACTATCCTTCTGCACCTGGAGGAAAGGCAGAGTGGCGTGGAATTGAGAAGAGCGCTGTAGTTCGAATCATGATTCTGGCACTTCTTAGTTAGGGTGACTACGAGcaagtcaagtcacttagccacgGCTCAGTGGTCTCGTCTTTAACACGGGCTGGTTACCACTTCGCTTTGTAAATCTGAACGTGATACAGACGTGTGTCAGAAAGTGAGGATCAATGAGCTAGGTACTACTCcgactccttcattttacagataaggaaagtgaggccaggAGATAGTAAAGTAATTGAGCGTTCGTGCATTTAAAGTGGCTACCCAGGTGTAGTTGGTGTAGGAAGGAAAAAGTGATCTTCAACGACAGATATTTATAGTGtgagtgggggagagagagagagagagagagagagagagagagagagagagagagagagagagagagagagagagagagagagagagagagagagagacggacagacggagagacagagagagacggagagagagagagatttcgaTTTCGATTTCCCGGAGAAACTAAGAAAATATCGTATTTATAACACTGATTTCATGGCGTCTGGTCCATACTAATGTCTGATCACTCTCCCAAATCTGCCTCCCAGAAAAGGCTGCCAGGCTGGGAGTCCCGTCCAGAAAACACAGGCAGCTTCCCACGAACTCAgttgtgcgtgcgtgtgtgtgcgcgcgcgcgcgtgtgtgtatgtgtgtgtgtgtgtctgtgtgcgtgtgtgtatgcgcGCGCTCGTTCGCCCTGTTAGACTTTTAAGGatgcccttccctcttcccctcccgaCGCCTAGAGGGAATGTGGCTCCCTCCAAGCAGAGCGCTCTGGTTGCCTGAAACCTCTTTTCTGAGCGTGGCTCCCTCTCCGGAAAAGTGGGATTGGGTTCTGGAAAAGTGCAGCTCTGGGTCAGTCGAGGCCCAGATTCGCGCGGAAGCTCGGAAACGAGTAATTGCTTCCCCTCGCAAGGTGAACAGATTTTATCTGAGTCCTAAGAGGGGAGTGGAAGGAGGAGTGAATAAACAATCTGGGTCATTTGCACCATCCCCGCcctgcgccccccccccccccccccccaagcgcGTCCTTCCGTAACCTTCCTTTGCCCCTCACCCTTTTATTATCCTCTCACTCCCACCCAGTGACTTTCTTCCCTCCGTttaccccctccccctttctttcagAGAATTAGAAGCCCTGAGAAGGTGGAGAATTTTCTTTCCTGATTCACTGCTTACTTAACGCActtcccatctctgtgctgatTGAAATGAGTGGACTGAGGTGTCCTGTTGTTCTGGGGCTGGCGCTGTTACTATTGACAGTGGGACCTTGCCAAGGGAGGACTGAACCCCGAGAACTCAAGGACAGGCAGACTCTCTTAAATTTAATCATGGAGATCATCCAGGAACTTAAAAAATACCATTCGGGGGAAGACAACAGATTGCAATTTTTCAGCAAACATGATTATACTTTGGGCAGGAGAGAAGTCACTGACTACGGAGTTTACCCTGATGAACAAAGAGTTGGTAAGTTAGCCTAtccatttatacatacatatttatccaTCCCAACAAGTTTtctccttaaaagaaaaagaaaaagcgtTGAGCTTTGTATAGCTGAATATAGCAAGAatgatcacattttaaaaatttcacttttaaaaactttatcaacttttttgttgtttttaaatttctaagTGGCCAAGCAGAGCCGCAATCTCCCTTCTCCCcgagcctccccacccccaatctctATTTTGTTGGAAGCTTTGCTGTTGAATTGGAAAGTTCAGCAGCATttgactgttttttctttcttttcttctcttttttttaaatgtttatttagccAGAAAAAACAGCACCCTTTGAGAtagcaactttaaaaaaagagattagaAGGAAACAGTTACAGGTAGTGATAATTCCCTCACTTCCAAGACATGCAAGTTATCAGCACTATGAATTTCTGGACTGAAGTGTTACTTGTCCCTTTGGTTAGAAAAGCAGCTGC from Notamacropus eugenii isolate mMacEug1 chromosome 1, mMacEug1.pri_v2, whole genome shotgun sequence includes these protein-coding regions:
- the ALKAL2 gene encoding ALK and LTK ligand 2 isoform X1 — translated: MSGLRCPVVLGLALLLLTVGPCQGRTEPRELKDRQTLLNLIMEIIQELKKYHSGEDNRLQFFSKHDYTLGRREVTDYGVYPDEQRVEIVPRDLRMKDKFLKHLTGPLYFSPKCSKHFHRLYHNTRDCTIPAYYKRCARLLTRLAVSPVCMEG
- the ALKAL2 gene encoding ALK and LTK ligand 2 isoform X2 gives rise to the protein MSGLRCPVVLGLALLLLTVGPCQGRTEPRELKDRQTLLNLIMEIIQELKKYHSGEDNRLQFFSKHDYTLGRREVTDYGVYPDEQRVEIVPRDLRMKDKFLKHLTGPLYFSPKCSKHFHRLYHNTRDCTIPAWDRAIKQQNAKNHEKCLGT